The nucleotide window GGGCATAAACGCACAGCCTGCTCGCGAGCCTCGCCCTCCTCATAATTCGCTACAACGAGCACATGGCTGATTGATTCAGCATTTATGTATGTTGAAAGATTGCATGGTGGGCTGCTTTGCGAGCCCACCCTACCCGGCTTGCGCTTTTTAGAAGACTTAGAAGACATTGATTGCCTCAGAGAGAATATCGTCTTCTAATTCTTTGAGGATGGCTTTCTTAGAAACCAAATCGACAGGCTTTCCTAATAGTTCTTCCAGTCGCAATCGTACTCTCGAAAAATGCAACAATCCTATGGGACGATTAAATTCGACAAGAAGATCGACGTCGCTTTGCGCATGATCTTCATCCCGCACGGTTGAACCAAACAAGGCGAGAGAATGAACGCCTAATTCTGATAGTTCGTTCCGGTGATTGTTGAAGATTGAATGGATTGCTTCTCGGTTCATGGTCATTGATCCAGTTTTAGGGCTATATCTAATTATACATGCTTTTCATAACACAACTTGTTAGATTATATAATCGGTGGGTGTCGCGCGTTACGTTTCAATATGCACTTCAAACAGTCCCCATTGTTTTGAATTTCCTACGAGCCGGGTGAAGAGGCGCGGGTTGTTCTCCGCCCATAAAAGTTCGATGGGGGCGGGCAGAAAACACAGCAAGTGGGTCGCCTTCTGTTCAACAAGCGCGTCTAGCCACATCTCAAAATCAGGCTCCCTGATTTCCATAAAATAATTCTTACTATACGCTGGAACCACACCGCCCTTATCGGGAGAAATATACAGCAGCTGGTTTTCCAGACGCGCGCCGAAAAACGGGGCGAGGTAGGCGCCGTGGCTGATCTGTTCGGGGCCATAGGCGAATGCGATTGTCACGGGAGTTTGTTCTGCGTCTAACACCTCAAGCGCGGGCGCCCAATAGCGCGGGAACGTGTGCAGCGTTGTACATTCGCTATACGCAATCGTGCGGACCGAATTGCGGAATTGACCAATCGCTGCGACGCCAACCATACACAATATACAAATAATGACAATGCAAGTTGGCTTAGTAATCAGACGATAACTGAATGGAGTTGAAAGCAGAAAATAAATCAGCAATACAGCAATAATTGAAACATAAATCAGAGTGACTTCAATAGACTGCCCATTGAGAAAAAACGATTCAAAATAACCGTATATCGAAGTGGCGATACATAGTATCGAAACGGCTTCGACGGTTCTCTGTCCACGCTTGAATTGAGTGAATAGCGACAATCCCATTATCGACGGCAGGATCACAATCAGCGCGAGAAAGCGGGCGTTCCAGTCGGCCCATACCAGACGGATAACAGAGAACGATGGGAACAGATACAGCGCAATACATGCCACGATAAACCACAACCCTACTATATGCGCCAGGCGTCGTTTTATGATTGAAGTGATAACTCCTGCGAGTCCCAATAGCGCCAATAGAAGTGCCGGGCCAAAATGGATAATCGAGCGGTTAAAGGCGTCGAGTTCAACATCATAAACATAAGGCGTGATCTCAGGCCGGTCTAAAAACCATTCGAGGTTGGCGGGCGCTTTCCCCAAAACAATCGGCCCGATGTTGAATGCCGTCGAGCCTAAGGGATAGCCTGTTGTCATTAGATTGTGGAGAAGCCAGGGTGCAACGGGCGCTGCGAAAAGTAAGATGGAAATGAGATAAGTGACGTAGTTTCTTTTCCCTCTAACGTAAATCACGATTAGAGCGGGGAGCGTAAGAAGAAGCGCGATGGCGAAGATATTGATCTTGATGGATGATGCGATTCCTAACGCAGCAGCGGCTAGATAAAAGTCGTAGGTGTTCTCTGATTGATCGGCTCGCATAAGAAATAAGAATCCACATAACAAAAACGAATAGGCGGTGATTTCGACATAACCTGACCCCACCATTTCACTGAGAGGCGGGCAGCAAATCAGCGCAATGCTGACAAAGAATGAGGGGCGTTGAGAGACGCCAAACTGACGCAGCAAACAAAATGAAATCAGACCGAGCAACAACCATGACGCGATGTCTGGCATTGCGCTCAGTAAATCAGAATGGGTGAATAGCATCGACCAGGCAGTAAACACTTCGCCGCCGCCAAAGAACGATCGGTAATATTCCCAACCGCCGGGCGCGTCGAGCGTGTGCCAGCCGCCAGTTTGTACCCAAAGGCCTGCCTTGAGCGCGTGGTAAGTGAGCGTGTCCCAGCCGAGTAATGGCAGGCTTAACCCCCGCGCGAAAAATAATGCGCTCAACAATAAAAAGAAGCCGATGACTGTCCAGCCTGCGAGTCCCTGGCTTATTTGCGCGAGGGCATTTCGCGCAGAGGTGAAATCACGATACAGCGGTAGAAATAATCCTTCATTCGGCCATAAAAACAGGCGAGCTGAAATGATGGCGAACAGTCCAAAACACAATGCTGGAATTGGTTTAAATAGTCCAAGTGAAATTAATAAAGAAAAACCGATTGATAGCGACCAACTAAATATAACAAACGAAGCAACAAGGCGGATCGTGGGAGGAGAGTTCGACAGCCAACGCGAGCTAAGAGCATAAGAAACGAGCCATATCGAACCAAAGAAGGCAACCGTTAGGGCGATGTTGGCTAAGTCAATCAGCATAAAAATTCCGTATAGGTCAATTTTAATTTGGATACTGAATTTACCATTGCGCTTACCACAAAAAAAGGCCGCGCTCAATCGAACGCGGCCTTTTGGATGCTAAGCGGGTCGTACTTATTTGCCGCTTTTGTAGCTGGCAGCCATGTCAACCAATGTGACTTGTTTGATCTTGTCGGCGAAACCGGCTTGACCAAAAGCGATCATGCGCGCAACGCAAACTTCTTTCATCGCGGCGCGGGCTGGTCCAAGATAACCGCGTGGGTCGAATTCTTCCGGCTTTAATGAGAAGACCTTGCGAATCGCGCCAGTGATGGCGAGGCGGTTGTCTGTGTCGACGTTGATCTTGCGGACGCCTGATTTGATGCCGCGTTGAATCTCTTCAACAGGAACGCCGTAGGCTTTTTTGATTCCGCCGCCGTATTGGTTGATGAGGTCGACCAATTCTTCGGGGACCGAAGAGGAGCCGTGCATAACCAAGTGGGTGTTAGGCAGTTTGGCGTGGATTTCTTCGATGCGGCTCATGGCGAGAACTTCGCCAGTCGGTTTCTTGGTGAATTTGTAAGCGCCGTGGCTGGTGCCGATGGCGACTGCGAGGGCGTCAACGCCTGTCTTTTGGACGAAGTCAACTGCTTGGTCAGGATCGGTCAAGAGTTGTTCTTTGTCGAGCGTACCTTCGAATCCGTGGCCGTCTTCTTTGTCGCCTGTGCCGGTTTCGAGGCTGCCGAGGCATCCGAGTTCGCCTTCAACCGAGACGCCTTTGGCATGAGCGGCGTTGACGACGGCTGTGGTGGTATCGACGTTGTATTCGTAACTGGACGGGGTTTTGCCGTCGGCTTCGAGCGAGCCGTCCATCATGACGCTGGTGAAGTCATTGTCGATGGCTGACATGCAGGTTTCGGGGCTGTTGCCGTGATCCTGGTGCATGACGATAGGAATTTGTGGATTCAATTCGGCTGCGGCCATCATCAAGTGGCGCAGGTAATTGTCGTTGCTATATTTGCGGGCGCCGCGGCTGGCTTGGACGATAACCGGTGAATTGGTTTCAATCGCCGCTTCCATAATCGCCTGGATTTGCTCCATGTTATTGACGTTGAATGCGGCGACTCCATAGTTGTTTTCTGCTGCGTGGTCTAACAGCGTTCTCAGTGGGACTAATGGCATGGGGTTGCTCCTTTTATCTCTGGGTTGTTATTCCAAATGATGTCGCCGGTCCAAAATGAAACGACTCAATTGAATTCTATAGATTAAGTTTACTTCCTGTCTCTTGGTTTTCAAAGACTCGGCATATAGACAAATGATTCGAAAAGCATCTGGCTTCTGTCAGGATAGAAAAAAGTATCAATATTTCTTAATTTTGTTTTGCGTAAATTATTTATACAAGACGCCGATATTTAATCCTTAGCTGTTTACGCAGGAATATTTTTTTTGTAAATAATTCTTGACAACGCTTTTCTTCTGCGCTCATTTGGTGATGTTGGTTAATTAGCAGGGGATCTTTCAAAAGGGGGGAAGGCTTATGAAGACTAAGGTGATGCTCAGCGTTGCGGTTGTAGGATTACTATTGTTGCCGATGCTCGCAGCCGGAACTGGAGTTGTTGATGTTGGAAGGTTTATGGGGAAACAGTCTGTAGCAGCAAGTTGTAAACACTGTGTTGATGATTTCCTATTTGATACATATTCTTGCACATCCTGCAATATAGAAAACGCAGATTGTTATAAATTAATAGTAGCTGGTACGTACGCTTGCTGTACGAATACAGTAAAACCAAGATTATGTGAAGATATTTCTTACAATCCATCGGCTCCAAATGCTGTACTTTTTGCATGGGCTCAACCAAGCCAACCGTGCCGTCCAAGAGATCTTTGTCCTGATTGTCCCACAGGTGTATGCGTTCATGCTCCTCAGCCTTCTGAAGAATGTTTGCCAGCAGGTGAATCTCAATATGAAAATGGAACTACTTTCTGTGGAACTTAGTGCCTAACATTACATCTCGACACGATGTTTTTTTTTGATTGCGTAGACAAAAATCAGAATTTAAGAAAGAGGTGTTATTATGAACAGTATCACAATTTTCCGTGTTTTAGGATTGATAGCAATTTGCTTTTCATCTTTATGTTATTCAAATGAAATTGTAAGCAATGATAGTAAGTTAAATCTTGATGATTTGTTTCTTCACCCAGAATATGAAAAACTCAAAATTGAATATGATATCGAATGGACGTTAAAAGCTAGAGGAACCCAAAAATACAAACACATTATTAAAATTGATAATGGTGTTTGGATAAAAGAGATGATTGCTCCAGCAGGAGTAATTTTTGTTACGGATCAACACTTGGTTCAAACAGTTGACCTTAATAAAAAAGAATGGGAATTCAAATCCTTACTCCATCCAATTCCTGACGGTTTATCTGAAGACTTAGAAGAAAAACAATACCCTCGTTTCCCAATTAATGAAGAAACCCAAAACTCATTACAATTCATAGCAAAAAGCCCTATTACGGTTTCAGAACTTTTTGGCTTATCTGAGAAAATTCAAGTTTTTTACGGCGATGGTGAAGTCAGTTTGCAAGAAAGTTCCATAAACAATATGAACCAAGGTGTTTATTTTAATGAAACACTTCAACAAATTGTTGCGATTTTTAGCCATGATATGATGGGACGGCTAAAGAACGCAACATGTATCACACATTCCAAGCCAGTAACCCGTGAAATTATCTATGGTGATTATAAGGTTCAAGAGAGGGCTAGCATCATCTGCCCTGAAACAATCACGATGAAGACGTATTCCCATGTTGGAATACCTGAACGGGACGAGAGTAGTCTTGCTGAAGAAGCAATTCTGACAAACATTGTCGTAACAACTGATTTCTGAGTCTAACCACATCAAATAATAATCTGCAATCGCCTCTTTCGATGTTGAACGGGAGAGGCATTTTTGTGGAATTTTAGATGCAAAAACCGGTGAATTGGGATTTTGCAATAGCGAATGGGGGCGTTTGCGCTTATACTAGGGGCGATTACACCTTGTGAAACTCTGTTTTCGTTTGTATAACTCTATTAATTCAACTTAGACGATGCAGGTTGATTGATCTCTTATGGATTTTAATGTTTGCGCGGATATCGTTTCCAAAAGCCGGGGGGATGAGTATTCATTCACCACCGAACCGGTGCGGGTAAGTGAGGACAGCTACAAAATCCTCATGGAAGACCTCATCCGCGAAGCGCAGCGCCTGGCCGGCCTGATGTCGGTCTACATGGATGAGATCACCTTCGGTCATTCCATCTCACAAATCAAATTGATCGTCGTTTATGATTCTGAAACCTGCGACGAAAACAACCTGAAATTCGACCACGTTCTGAAGACGATCGGTACACGCAACATCGTCGATGAAGACATCATTTCCGTTGATTATAAACTCCTTGAGAATTCCCCTAAGTTTGATTGCCTTTTGCAGCCGCAATGGGTGATGGGCAAGAAACTCGATATCAAATATCCCTCGCAAGGCGAGATTCGCTTCTTCAATATCGCCCGCGTGCTTGATCTGCTTTGCAGCGGTTTTCTCTATGACTTCTTCCTATGGGAAGTCAATCGCGAAATCAATACCCGGGAAGCGTTATGGAAACTCAAACGCCTGCGCCGTCTGGTTGACCTCGCACAGGTCATTTTGCGCAAAGAAAAAGCGCCGCGTTGGGACGCCTACATGGAAACCGTTTACCGCATGTGCGATAACTGGTTTGACATGGGCATCGAACGCTATCGCTTATTGATGTGGTCGATCCGCGAAGGTCTCTGCATTCTGTTCGATCTTATTTCAGAACTCGCTGTCTATTTTGACCGCGCCCGTGTGGTCAATCTAAAACTCGACCAACAAGTGACCAACCCACACGCTTTGATCGTGACCGACAAAATCGCAACCCAGTTTGTGGACAACTGGAAAGCCGAAGACGCCTTCGAACGCATGATCTGGTGCTATGAAAAACTGGGGCAGTTTATTACCTTGCTGCCGTCGTCGTTCAGCCTTCAACTTTATGAATACAGCAAAGGGCACAACGCCATTAGCCGCTATATTAAGTCCTGCTTCCACGCCGAAGGCGTAAGCGGAAACATGGAGCGTTCGTATATATCCCTTGAACGCGCTAAAATCCTCAATCATTATCTCAAGTTCAAGATTCAATTGGGGCTTTCACTTGAAGATGACAACATTTTTCACTGCAATTTGAAAGAAGGCTCTACCTTCGCCAAGGCGGCCAACATGATGAACGTTCAAAAGAACAAGGTCCGCCTGAAACGAGTGCAGCGCATTCTCTCCGGCGAGGAAGACGCCTCCCCCGAATTGATTGACGAGGTTTAAACTCACATGACCGATTTTGAAACGAACTCCCGGTCTTTCGAGTACCGGGACGGTGAATTATTTGCGGAATCCGTGCCTTTGAAGGTGATTGCCGAAACCTATGGCACGCCCGTTTACGTTTATTCCAAAGAAGCCGTGCTTGACGCCTATACTGGATACCAAAATGGGTTGGAAGGCGTTCCACACCTGATCTGCTATGCGGTGAAAGCGAATGGCAACGTCGCTGTTATGAAAATGCTGGCGGAACGCGGCGCCGGAGCGGACCTGACCTCGGCTGGCGAGATGCATCTGGCGAAGACGGCGGGGATTCCACCCGAACGAATGGTATTTTCTGGCGTTGGTAAGACCGCCCAGGAAATCGAAAGCGCACTCGAACTCGGCGTGTTAATGTTTAATGTTGAATCCAGCGCTGAGTTGAATGTGATTGCCTCCGTCGCAAAGAAGATCGGCAAGACGGCGCATATTTCTGTTCGGGTCAATCCAAATGTTGACGCCAAGACTCACCCCAAAATCAGCACGGGCCTGAAAGAACATAAATTCGGCGTCCCCTGGGAAGAATGTCTAGCATTGTATGAACGCGCGGCTTCGCTAGATTCGATCAAAATTCGCGGCATCTCTGCGCACATCGGTTCATCCTTGCCTGATGCGCAACCTTTACTGGATGCGCTCGACAAGATTTTGTCCTTACACGCTCAATTGAAAGAGTGGGGAATTGAGGTCCCCTACGTCGATATTGGCGGTGGTTTAGGGATCCGCTATTCGCAAGAAACGCCGCTTTCGACAAAGGAATTTGCCCAGCGCTTAAAAGAAAAAATCAAAGATGCAGGCGTTACGCTAATTATTGAACCCGGTCGTTCGATTATGGGTAACGCAGGCATATTGTTGTGCGAAACGCAGTATGTAAAACGCACGGCGGACCGCACATTCGTCATCATCAACGCCGCGATGAATGACCTCGCTCGTCCCGCGATGTACGGCGCTCATCACAACATTTCGCCCATTTCAACAGGCAAGCCAATTGAAACCGTTGATGTGGTTGGGCCGATATGCGAGTCGAGCGACGTATTCGGCAAAGGCCTTTCGCTGCCGCAATGCGAACCGAACGATTTGCTGGCGATTTGTTCGGCGGGCGCGTATGGATTTTCGATGGCGTCGCAGTACAATGGCCGGGTTCGGTGCGCGGAAGTGCTTGTCGATGGGGATACGCACAGATTGGTGCGCCGTCGTGAAGAACTCGACGAACTGACGCGCCTTCAAGTCTATTAACAGGAACGATTATGAAAAAGTTAGATTCCAATGAAATTCCCTGGTCACTGGGCGACTCCGGCGTCAAATATATTGTGCAAGGTCCTGATGTTGAGTGGGGCGTATTGAAAATGAAGCCGGGGCAGTCGTCAAAAAACTATGGGCTTCATATTCACCATGTGGTTGTCGAGTCCTTTTATATCATCGAAGGAACTCCCAAAATTGTCGTCGAAGGCGTCGAACACCGACTGAAACCCGGTATGACCTTAACGGTTGAACCTCACGATCATCACAACGTCGTCAATGATACCGAGCAGGACATGGTGGCGCTGTTTATCAAAAGCCCGTACATGCCGGAAGATCGCCATCTTGTCGAAGAGAGACCGTAAGTTTGAAAGCGGCGTCCCCCAAAAAAAAAGTTAAACTAAATTCTAGATAATGGAGCGTAAGTGATGGAAATCAAGGGTTCAGAAAGATTGAAAAAACTTCCTGTGTATTTGTTCGACGCTTTAGATGCGATGAAGGCGGAAGAACAAGCCAAAGGCGTTGATGTGATTGATTTAGGTGTTGGCGACCCTGACCGCCCCACGCCAAAATACATCATTGACGCGATGAAACAGGCGGTTGACGACCCTGCAAACCATCACTACCCCTCATTTAAAGGTTCGCCAGGTTACCGTAAAGCGGTCGCGACTTGGTACAAAAGCAATTTCAATGTTGATCTTGATCCCGATAAAGAAGCGCTGCTTTGCATCGGCAGCAAACGCGGCGCGGCTGACCTTCCGATGGCGCTTTGTAACCCGGGCGATGTGGTGTTGATTCCCGACCCCTGCTACACGGCGTATATCCCTGGAATTCAATTTGCAGGCGCGGAAGTCCAATTCATGCCGCTTTTGGAAGAGAACAACTTCCTGCCGGATTTGGATGCAGTTCCAGAAGAGATTTGCCAGCGCGCGAAATTGATGATTTTGAATTTTCCCGGCAACCCGACCGCTGCATTGGCGCCGCTGTCTTACTTTGAGAAAGTAGTCGCGTTCGCGAAGAAGCACAACATTGTTGTCGCGCATGATGGTCCCTATTCAGAAGCCGTATACGATGGACAGCGCCAGCCTTCATTTTTAGAAGCGCCCGGCGCGAAAGAAGTGGGAATCGAGTTTCATTCGCTCTCCAAAGTATTCAACATGAGTGGTTGGCGCTTGGCCCATGCCGTCGGAAACACAACCGTACTCGCTCATCTTGCCAAGGTCCGTTCCAATGTCGATATGGGCGCGTTTATGCCGCTGCAACACGCGGGTATCGCAGCATTGACCGGCAACATGGATTTCACCCGTGAAATGACCGCTGTTTATCAACGCAGACGCGATGTTCTCATCGACGGCCTCAATTCATTGGGATGGAACATGCGCAAACCGCCTGCAACTTTTTTCATTTGGTCGAAAGTACCCGTCGATGGCGTCTCATCCGGCGAGTTTGCCGAAAGCGTTTTACGCAAAGCTGGCGTATTGATTACGCCAGGACGCGGCTTCGGTGAAAAGGGCGAAGGGTATATCCGCATCGCTTTGACGGTCGAAGAGGATGTGTGTTTAAAAGTAGTCGAGAAACTGAAAACAGCAGGGTTTGTGTATTCTTAAATGTTTGCCGCTGCAACCAATGTTTTTGCGTCGCCAGCGCTATCTTCAATTTCTTCGTTAGCATCAATCAGTTCGGCGTAGTATGTTTTTAACCGAATCTCATAGATCAGGTTGATGAATTTTTGTTTTGCTTTCGAGGAGCCAGCGCTGGCGAGAATGCGTTCGATTTCCTGAATGGCCATTTGGTCGAATGTTTTCACTGACATCAAAATGTCTAACGGTTCTTGCATCGCATACCGCTTTACCATATCAACCAGCGTACTTTCGCCTTCTTCACCCAAGCCCAGGCTCTGCAGCTCATTTTTAAACTCTTCTAACTTTTTAAATCGTTTAAAGAAATAATAAATAACGGAAATAATGACCAACAAAATCAAAACCGTTATCGCAATATAGAGGTAGGGGCCCCATACAACGGGAGTATTGTTAAAAAATTCCTGGTTCATAAATTGGCCTTA belongs to Candidatus Hinthialibacter antarcticus and includes:
- a CDS encoding nucleotidyltransferase family protein, coding for MNREAIHSIFNNHRNELSELGVHSLALFGSTVRDEDHAQSDVDLLVEFNRPIGLLHFSRVRLRLEELLGKPVDLVSKKAILKELEDDILSEAINVF
- the fba gene encoding class II fructose-bisphosphate aldolase (catalyzes the reversible aldol condensation of dihydroxyacetonephosphate and glyceraldehyde 3-phosphate in the Calvin cycle, glycolysis, and/or gluconeogenesis), with amino-acid sequence MPLVPLRTLLDHAAENNYGVAAFNVNNMEQIQAIMEAAIETNSPVIVQASRGARKYSNDNYLRHLMMAAAELNPQIPIVMHQDHGNSPETCMSAIDNDFTSVMMDGSLEADGKTPSSYEYNVDTTTAVVNAAHAKGVSVEGELGCLGSLETGTGDKEDGHGFEGTLDKEQLLTDPDQAVDFVQKTGVDALAVAIGTSHGAYKFTKKPTGEVLAMSRIEEIHAKLPNTHLVMHGSSSVPEELVDLINQYGGGIKKAYGVPVEEIQRGIKSGVRKINVDTDNRLAITGAIRKVFSLKPEEFDPRGYLGPARAAMKEVCVARMIAFGQAGFADKIKQVTLVDMAASYKSGK
- the lysA gene encoding diaminopimelate decarboxylase, which gives rise to MTDFETNSRSFEYRDGELFAESVPLKVIAETYGTPVYVYSKEAVLDAYTGYQNGLEGVPHLICYAVKANGNVAVMKMLAERGAGADLTSAGEMHLAKTAGIPPERMVFSGVGKTAQEIESALELGVLMFNVESSAELNVIASVAKKIGKTAHISVRVNPNVDAKTHPKISTGLKEHKFGVPWEECLALYERAASLDSIKIRGISAHIGSSLPDAQPLLDALDKILSLHAQLKEWGIEVPYVDIGGGLGIRYSQETPLSTKEFAQRLKEKIKDAGVTLIIEPGRSIMGNAGILLCETQYVKRTADRTFVIINAAMNDLARPAMYGAHHNISPISTGKPIETVDVVGPICESSDVFGKGLSLPQCEPNDLLAICSAGAYGFSMASQYNGRVRCAEVLVDGDTHRLVRRREELDELTRLQVY
- a CDS encoding cupin domain-containing protein yields the protein MKKLDSNEIPWSLGDSGVKYIVQGPDVEWGVLKMKPGQSSKNYGLHIHHVVVESFYIIEGTPKIVVEGVEHRLKPGMTLTVEPHDHHNVVNDTEQDMVALFIKSPYMPEDRHLVEERP
- a CDS encoding LL-diaminopimelate aminotransferase, with product MEIKGSERLKKLPVYLFDALDAMKAEEQAKGVDVIDLGVGDPDRPTPKYIIDAMKQAVDDPANHHYPSFKGSPGYRKAVATWYKSNFNVDLDPDKEALLCIGSKRGAADLPMALCNPGDVVLIPDPCYTAYIPGIQFAGAEVQFMPLLEENNFLPDLDAVPEEICQRAKLMILNFPGNPTAALAPLSYFEKVVAFAKKHNIVVAHDGPYSEAVYDGQRQPSFLEAPGAKEVGIEFHSLSKVFNMSGWRLAHAVGNTTVLAHLAKVRSNVDMGAFMPLQHAGIAALTGNMDFTREMTAVYQRRRDVLIDGLNSLGWNMRKPPATFFIWSKVPVDGVSSGEFAESVLRKAGVLITPGRGFGEKGEGYIRIALTVEEDVCLKVVEKLKTAGFVYS